The genome window CCTTGCCCCTTCAGGCCTGGGGGTGGTAGTGGCTTCCTGCTCTTACTAGTTCCTGGGTGCTTCTTGCTGGTTCCCTTGACCCTGCCAACACCTCCATAAATATTCCCTTTATTAAACTCCTTTCAGTGAAACCCTTTCCTTGTGCTGTTTCCTGCTAAGATCCTATGGGCATTCTCTACTGCTACAAGCATAGATGGGATAGAAAGTGAGAAATTTGCACTTTCAATCTTTAACAGCACTGCTGGGCTTTCTTGTTTCAAGAGATGCCGTGTCCCTGCCAGGTTGAGGATCATCTAACTCTAGAATGGGAGATCTGTCCTCCTAGTCCTACACAGAAAATCAcactaaaaattacaaaaggaaaaaaaaaccactcGCTGCAGAGGTATCAACTTAGCATCTTCATTGACCTCTGTATCGCAAATAATCATTGAGGATATTGTTGTGTTGGGAAGTATGACTGGCACTTGTTATTGAAAACTATATGGAACACATAAGACTCCTGCCTTCCTGGACCCTATGGTCTAGTATGGAAGATGTATCCAACACAAGCAGTGTCactaaattaaactaaaatggTAATGATTCTGATTCAAGATGTTGAACTGTAACATGATTTACTCCCTCTAAGTGCTCATTAAATGGctagagaaatattaaaataagaataattctaAATCAGTACTTGAATAAGAGATACTGTACTAGATTGAATCACATACTTTGAGTCATTTATGAAATTTATAAATCATTTTGGATCAGATTTATAGAaaaactagaaggaaaaaaatctgcaaacCAATGTTTAGGTATGTACATGTGGAGGACAGAAATTATTAGctagggaaagaggaattggaaAAGTTAAAGCTTGATGCAGAGATGGGAAATATTCTCATTAAGAGATCCAGGGAATACTCCAAGCTTGAAATCAATAGAAATGGTAACAGAAATTGAAAGCAATAAATTAGTGAATTGATAACTATTCTCGTATTGCCAGAATAGCTGGGTCACTTTAGTATTCTGTGCACACAAAGTGACAATGTAACTTGCTCCCTATATAAAATGAAGATGGTGAATCTTTATCTCCAAATCAGGTAATTGAAGTGGGGTCAGATAAAGAGAATCAGAGGCAATTCAAAGTAATTTCAGTTCTCCaagttagaaataaagaaaaagtatggaAAGACAGCTCCATAGATAAGCAAAATATACTGTAGCATCTCTGGCTCCATGTATAAAAGTTTCTCTATCCTAGCAAAAGAAAAGGCAACCCACCTCAACTTTCCATTTTACCCTTGACAGCCTGAGGAGGATTATGCCTCTTAGCAAATCCCTACACAGTGACCTACAGGCTCCTACAGTTGGAGCACAGGAAAAGTGACCTTCACTGCCTCTGAGGAAACTGACACCAACTACCCAAACTGATTAATCCTCATCTGTGGACAGGTAGATAACAGTCAGAATCTACAGACATTTAAGAAATGAAGGACCAGGTTaaacaagcagaaaaattaaTCCTTTAGAGAAAAGAgtgaatgtataaaaaaaaattataaaatgtgaaataaaattttagaaatgtccTTTTTAATGCATCTTTGAAGTGGCAAAATGTACAGGAATGTAAGTCACCATGAAAGACAAGAAACAGTTAATTCAAAGGTCTATTGCTACCACTTAGCTGAATGTCTTTACAGtataatactgaaatatttttatatattgatgaacatttagcaTAGGCGATCAAGGAAAATGGAGAAAGCACAAGCAAACAATGCTAGGAATGAAATAGGAATAGACTACAGAcacagtagaaaataaaatataatcataaaataatatgaaaaaatttctgacagtaaatctgaataaaatttaaagcaaataatataaaatgtaaaataaagacatttttctatCGGAAAAAAACTGCAAATGTTtgcaaaaggaaattttaaaagataaacttcaGGCAGAAGAACACATATCCCACTTGGAAGATCTGAGAtgaaaaatttatacattttaagcTATGGGTTAGTCTGCTGCAACACAGATTTCTAAAAATACAGTGGCTCAATCCAgatacaaatttatttctgtttcaggTTCAAGTCAGGGTTGGTGCCCAGACAGTATGAGGAAGACAGCTCTTCCATATtattgctctgccattttcaatTCACATTTCCACCTCATTCTCAAAGAAAGCTGCTTCAGATCCCAACTTCATATCCACATTCCAAGCATCAGCAAATGGTATAAATGATAAGAGAGAGCAAACCACTTCCATTTACAGCCTACAAAACAAAGTACCTCTAGGGTCAAGAAAGTTGTTTCCCAACATATGTGATACACCATAGCTCAGGGTTACCAGGGTAACTTGACAGAGTAGAAGTCCTAGACCTAGAACCGACCTGATGAGAAGGTATAATTCCTCCTGCAATAAGAACCCATACCAGTCCTCTCTAATTAATCCATATGTGccaaaaaaaaactaaagacatAATACTTAGTCTCTatgagacaaaaaaaaccccactattTATTAGgagtaaaatttacaaagaaaggagaaaggagaaagttcAATGACCCACTTCACCCCTTTTACCAATATGGAATCCCAAGAATATTCTCATCACCTGAGCATCTTACCTCAAGGTAGCAATGACTTGACATCTTCCAGGACTTAACAAAATGTATTACtcttcaggaaaacaaaaaagttaagcCAGATTTTAGGGCAACATCCAACAAACAGGATGCAATACACCAATTTTGACAATCTTCTTGTAAGTTTTTACCCAGTTGCTGTTAGCAAAAATGGAAGATCTAATTAATGTCACTCCACATTCACTATTTCAGAAATAGAAACTCATTTTTAAGTGACATAACTACTTCTATGTTATCACTACATTTATAAAAGCTATGTTTACCAACAGCAGAATCTAGCACATTTTATGGTTATTAGATGCTAATAATTACATGTTTACTTTTGTTTGGTTAAATTAATccttataaaatatacatttactcAGTACTTGATCTTATTTCCTCTTACcctaatcaaaaacaaaaataaattaaaatatataaacagaccttttttttttttaagagaaatccACTATACACATATACGAGGGCACtaaaaaaatttcatggaaaaataaaattaaaatataatatgaatctttccatgaactttttgaagcatctttgtatatttattcctTGAAAATAAAGATCACATCTTATTCTTCCTAGAGTCTTTTACAGATATTACTTATGTTTGTTTTCAACAAATAAGTAACACCAATATTACAATGAAAGGTGTTTTCTCACATTGTGGAATGCTCGTCTGCTTTGAAGAGACCCTATTGCTACACATAAGTCTAGAGACCTGGAGCTCACAGCACTAACTCAGAGGTTCTGAAGATTCTAAACCTAAAACCAGGCAAAGGTTGGGACTTCCCATTCCCATTCCAGACAATGTTGCATGGTCAGTCATTGGGTAAAGGCAGGGACAATGGCATATCCAGAGCCATCATCTATTTCTCCTATCCCCAAGTCCCTCTGGCACAAGGATTAGGGAAATGTTGAGATCAGGAGCAaaagaatggggaaaatattCACAAGTCCAGCCATCCAGGGACATCCCAATAGGCTATAGAGCCAAGTGACTGTGGGTGTTCTTTGCCATGGGACTAGTAGGACTATAAGGACTACTCACTGTGGAATGGCCTCACACCCATGAGCTCCTGTGTCTTTGGCTGGAGCCTCTGAAGAAAATAATCAGGATGTGACCAGATCAATCATTTTATATAGAATGCCCTGAGCACTCGCTGCCGGATCTGCCGAGTCTTCACCGCATAGACAAGAGGATTGAGGGCAGGTGGCACAAGAAGGTAGAGCGTGGCTAGAAGAACATGGATGTGATGGGGTACATGGTGGCCAAAGCGGTGAGTAAGGAATGAGAAAATTCCAGGGACATAGAAGACCAGGATAACACAAACATGAGATCCGCATGTGCTAAAGGCCTTAAGTCGGGCCTCACCCCCTGGTACTCTCAGCACTGCCTGAAGAATCAGGGCATAGGAAATAGCAATGGCCAGGACATCTAACCCAGCCACAAGCAGTGCCACAGCCAGCCCATAAGCTCGGTTTACTATGGTTTCTGAGCAGGCGAGTTTTACCACAGCCATATGTTCACAGTAGGCATGGCCTATGACAGTGGCCTGACAAAAGATCAGGCCCTGCAACAggatgggaaaggggaggaggaggaccaACCCCCGCACCAGGACTGCCATTCCAATACGTCCTATGACCCCCAGATGCAGGATGGTGGAATGGTGCAGAGGGTGACAAATGGCTACATAGCGATCCAGAGCCATGGCCACAAGTACACCTGACTCCATGGAGGAGAACGCATGGATGAAGAACATCTGGATCAGACAGACAGTGTACCCAATCTCATGGGCATGAGCCAGGAGCACTGCAATGGCTTTGGGTGCAGTGGAGGAGGCCAGGACCAGGTCAATGGCAGCTAGCATGGCTAGAAAGAGGTACATGGGTTGGTGCAAGGACAGGTCAGTCCAGATGATGAAGAGAATGGTAACATTGCCCACTAGGGCAAGGAAGTAAAGTACACCCAGGGGCAATGCTATCCAGTGCTGGCTTTCCTCTAAACCTGGAATACCtgtcaggaaaaaagaaggctGGCGTAGCCTCCAGCTGGAATTGTTAAGGGCCATCACCAATATCttggagagggaagaggaaaaagaaaccgAAGTCATGATTTCTCCATTCCTGATACATTTTCACATCGTCCAGATCTGGTTACCATCTTCATGAGAAGAATAAAGAGACTTAAACTGCAACACAAGGGAATAAAGTTAAatacaaggaagaaaatatttcctgaagATGATTTTTTTACAGGTGAGACTTCCACATGTCTGAATTAGGATAAGTCTAGTTTTATTTAGAGATAAGAGTAAACATCCACTGCTTTTGGAGAGACACTTAAACTATACCATTACTGTACTTATATTTTGGAACTGTCAACTTGAAAACATTCTCTTTACTAACCTCTTGGCATTACTAAACACTATAAATCCACATGTTATTTTTGAAATTAGTCTCCCTCAGTTTCCATGACACAGCACTCCACAGTTCTTCCTTCTCCATCCGCAACCCCACAATCCTCTCCATCTCATTGGATTATAGCTGATTCCAGGGTTCCgtgctctcctctcttcctttttctgtacaTTACCTCTGAATTGAATTCATCTATCCCCATGGTCTTAATTATTTATATACTCACATTCTTCCAAATCTGTGTTTCTAAGTCAAATATCATCCAGAAACACAAATCTGTTTTACCATTTGCTTCCTGATTGCCATCCCACACACTCAACGTGTACAAGACTGGGTTAAGTTAACCAAACCTGTTCTACCTACTTTTTGTCAATATTTTTGTGAATAACATCACTATCTACCTACCAGTCTAGAAACTTGGTTTATTCTTAAATCATTCTCATCTCTCATCCCTTTTTACTCATTCACCAATTCctcttgactttatttttaaccCCTCATATACTCACTCCTTTTTCTCAGCCTCCAATGTCATTGCCTTAGTACCCACTACCAACTTCTCTCACCTAGCTTGTTTACTAGATCTCTCTGTCTTTTCTATGAATCCCTTTCCAATCCACTTTCCAACCCTAAAGTCAGAAGGTTTTCCCAAAAGTGCAGATGGCATCATGTCACTCCTACGGTTTAAATTCTTCAGTGAATTTAATTCATGGTATAAAAGCATACTTCTAAGACTGGCATACAGGGTTTTCAAAGGTTATCATTTACATATTACTTTTTTCTTACAGTTGACATATTCTCTCATGTATGTTTTGCTTAGAGTTGTGTgagtttattttacatttgtcttttagtattcttccttcctcctcctttatcTGAATTGGTCCTTCTTATCTGTCTCCTGCCCCTCAGAAGGACTCATTGACTGTGTTATGTCAACACAGATTAAGTTAGGAGAACTTTGTTCTATGATCCTCTTTGCTCATCcacaatgtttttatttgtttctattacAGAAATCTTTTCAGTGTCTTAGTGGTTTGCTACAAGAGGAAGAACTATATCTCATTAAACTTCATAATTTCAATATAGCATTGTGGAGACTTCACTGTATAGTAAGATAAATACAAACTTTGGAGGCAGACATACTTGGGTTTAAATTCTCTCTTTCATATTCTAGGAATAAAACCTTGGCAGCCTACTTAAACATTATGAGTCTGGATTTCTTCATCTGATGGTAGAATAAATAATATCAGCCTTACAGGTTTattgtaaatattaataaaattatgtatttagaGTCCTGATCTatagattattttataaattatagttattattgtcaacattaataataaaagatgacCAAATATAAAATGAAGGGACTTTGTCCTTTTTACTTTGTCTCTATAACACTACTtctctgtttcaaacttttgaaaTGTCTGTCTTTTATCAATATGTTATAGTAATTCAGTTTCTCTGACACCCCAGTGTTAACATGAAGTACCGAATAATTTAAGTGCTCTGTTTAACCTTCTCCATGTGATTCACTCCTCAAGCattcaaacaaaaaattcaaaactggATATGTTTATGTCTGTATGTTTGTCTTAAAGACAAATGCAGTctgaaataattgtatttttctatGATGGAGGGGGAAGTGcacatgtatatgtaaatataaaaagagtCAAGAATGACTCATTTCTTGTGCATCTGTAGACCATTCAGAGTGTCTTTTTTCATAAATCAATAATGACTATAATATTTCCCACAAATTCTGCATATGACAGCTATAAAATCTGAAATTCCTTGTGGGTATATACAGCTCAGCCTTTGTTTTTGTTACAGGTTCAACTTAATGTAACAGTGACATTTTTATGGAGATGTCCACGGGAATCTCATAATCTTACAGAAATTCACCTTTCAGTGTGCAACAATCTACAGAGTGAGAAAGTTGATTGTCTTTCTCAGCTTCCCCTCTTCTAATGCAAGTTTCAGTCTACATCTCATTTTTCAGCTGAGAAGTCAGTGTTTGTGGAAGGTACTCATGGCTTTAGTAGGAGCAGCATCATCAGAGCAGGGGGACTGATGCCAAACTACAGTGGGTAAAGGAGAGAAGCAGAAACACATGCACCTGAGCATAAGCTGCCTCTTCTTTATGCTGCATGGCTTGTGAGCCTGGAGTAGAAGCCTAGAGCTGCTTATTAAGTGTTAAAGTAGACATGAGGTCCCTCTGtgattcttagaagaaaagcaggagggaCTTTATTCCCAGGAACCTAAAGGTGAAAATGTATTTAGCTCTCTGACCAGGAAGTAGAGGACAATTAGCAAAGCACTTTTGTGGCTCAACTGCTACTACTTATTCATGTAAGTTCAATACAAGAGACCATCTTCTATGAAGTTGTCCTAGAATTCTGTAACACAGCAAGATGCGTCTCCTTTCCTGCCCTACCATAATTTCTTCACTGCTTTGTCATTGCACTGATTACCTCACACTGTAAAACCCATCAGCGAGTCAGTCCTTAAAGAGTAGGGACTATGCCTTGATTATCCAGCAGTCCCAGGGTAAGCTCCAGATGTGCGTGGATTCTATTTTTTACTCAGTAACACGGGTTGAATAAACAAACATCCatatgattaaattaattaataaagaagTAAGTATATGAGTGTCTTAAAAAAACAGGATTTATGGAAACTTGACAAGACAGATAAGGAACTTAAGGAATAGGAAAGATGTAGCAGACCAGTGGAGTGTCTTATGAAGGGAGTACAATTGAGCCTCCAGGATCCTCACCTTAAGTATGCTGTGTGGCTGCTTCATGGCAGAAAGAGCCCTGCTGAATCTCTCTGCCAGAAGAGGCTATGATGGAATCCTAGAT of Cynocephalus volans isolate mCynVol1 chromosome 4, mCynVol1.pri, whole genome shotgun sequence contains these proteins:
- the LOC134377271 gene encoding olfactory receptor 52L1; this encodes MTSVSFSSSLSKILVMALNNSSWRLRQPSFFLTGIPGLEESQHWIALPLGVLYFLALVGNVTILFIIWTDLSLHQPMYLFLAMLAAIDLVLASSTAPKAIAVLLAHAHEIGYTVCLIQMFFIHAFSSMESGVLVAMALDRYVAICHPLHHSTILHLGVIGRIGMAVLVRGLVLLLPFPILLQGLIFCQATVIGHAYCEHMAVVKLACSETIVNRAYGLAVALLVAGLDVLAIAISYALILQAVLRVPGGEARLKAFSTCGSHVCVILVFYVPGIFSFLTHRFGHHVPHHIHVLLATLYLLVPPALNPLVYAVKTRQIRQRVLRAFYIK